From Pongo pygmaeus isolate AG05252 chromosome 1, NHGRI_mPonPyg2-v2.0_pri, whole genome shotgun sequence, one genomic window encodes:
- the LOC129035537 gene encoding LOW QUALITY PROTEIN: WD repeat-containing protein 48-like (The sequence of the model RefSeq protein was modified relative to this genomic sequence to represent the inferred CDS: deleted 1 base in 1 codon; substituted 1 base at 1 genomic stop codon) has product MNQLGTIIVSGSTEKVLRVWDPRTCAKLMKLKGHMDNVKALLLNRDGTQCLSGSSDGTIRLWSLGQQRYIATYRVHDEGVWALQVNDAFTYVYSGGRDRKIYCTDLRNPDIRVLICEEKAPVLKMELDRSADPPPAIWVATTKSTVNKWTLKGIHNFRASGDYDNDCTNPITPLCTQPDQVIKGGASIIXCHILNDKRHILTKDTNNNVAYWDVLKACKVEDLGKVDFEDEIKKRFKMVYVPNWFSVDLKTGMLTITLDESDCFAAWISAKDAGFSSPDGSDPKLNLGGLLLQALLEYWPRTPMNPMDEEENEVNHVNGEQENRVQKGNGYFQVPPHTPVIFGEAGGRTLFGLLCRDSGGETESMLLNETMPQWVIDITVDKNMPKFNKIPFYLQPHASSGAKTLKKDRLSASDMLQVQKVMEHVYEKIINLDNESQTTGSSNNEKPGEQEKEEDIAVLAEEKIELLCQDQVLDPNMDLRTVKHFIWKSGGDLTLHYRQKST; this is encoded by the exons ATGAATCAACTGGGAACAATCATTGTATCAGGGTCCACTGAAAAGGTGTTAAGGGTATGGGATCCAAGAACATGTGCAAAACTAATGAAGCTTAAAGGGCACATGGATAATGTGAAGGCATTGCTATTAAACAGAGATGGCACGCAATGCCTTTCAGGCAGTTCTGATGGGACAATTCGCCTTTGGTCCCTTGGCCAGCAGAGATATATAGCAACATACCGAGTCCATGATGAAGGTGTTTGGGCGCTGCAAGTCAATGATGCCTTCACATATGTGTATTCTGGTGGAAGGGACAGGAAGATTTATTGTACAGACCTAAGAAACCCTGACATTCGGGTGCTAATTTGTGAAGAAAAAGCACCAGTTCTCAAGATGGAGCTTGATAGATCAGCTGATCCTCCTCCTGCAATTTGGGTTGCAACAACTAAGTCTACAGTAAATAAATGGACTTTGAAAGGAATTCATAATTTTAGAGCCTCTGGAGATTATGACAATGACTGTACAAATCCTATAACACCTCTTTGTACACAACCTGACCAGGTTATTAAG GGGGGTGCTAGTATTATTTAGTGCCACATTCTTAATGATAAGAGACATATATTAACCAAAGATACCAATAATAATGTGGCATATTGGGATGTATTGAAGGCATGTAAAGTTGAAGATCTGGGCAAAGTAGATTTTGAagatgaaattaagaaaagatttaaaatggtGTATGTGCCAAATTGGTTCTCAGTAGACTTAAAAACAGGGATGTTAACTATTACTTTGGATGAAAGTGATTGTTTTGCTGCCTGGATTTCTGCAAAAGATGCGGGTTTCAGCAGCCCTGATGGGTCAGATCCAAAATTGAATTTAGGAGGACTTTTACTCCAAGCACTCCTGGAATATTGGCCTAGAACACCTATGAATCCAATGGATGAAGAGGAAAATGAAGTAAACCATGTAAATGGGGAGCAGGAGAACcgagtgcagaagggaaatggatATTTTCAAGTGCCCCCACACACACCCGTGATCTTTGGTGAAGCTGGAGGTCGCACACTGTTCGGGCTGCTCTGCCGAGATTCTGGGGGTGAGACTGAGTCTATGCTTCTTAATGAAACAATGCCACAATGGGTAATTGACATCACTGTGGATAAAAATATGCCCAAATTCAACAAAATTCCTTTCTACCTCCAACCTCATGCATCTTCAGGagcaaaaaccttaaaaaaagatAGACTCTCTGCTAGTGACATGCTCCAAGTCCAAAAAGTTATGGAACATGtttatgaaaaaattatcaaCTTGGATAATgagtctcaaactactggctcTTCTAATAATGAAAAACCAGGAgaacaggaaaaagaagaagatattGCTGTGTTGGCAGAGGAGAAAATTGAACTTTTGTGCCAGGACCAGGTTTTGGATCCAAATATGGACCTTCGAACAGTGAAACACTTCATATGGAAGAGCGGTGGAGACCTCACCCTCCATTACCGTCAGAAGTCCACGTGA